CAAGGGTGCGAGCTGGCGCATCCAGGTAACGCAGGTAAGCATTCTTGGTCAGGAAGGTCGGGAAGTCATCACGCAGGGCGCAAGCTTCGAAGATTTCCATCGCTTCCTCGAAGCGGTCTCCTTCAAAACGCTCCATGCGGTCCATGGTTTCCTCGGCCAGTTCCTGTACCCAACGACGGGTGATGATTTCACCCTCATCGGTGATGGCGGACTGGTGGATCCACTGCCACAGCTGTGAACGGGAGATCTCAGCGGTAGCTGCATCTTCCATCAGGTTACGCAGGGCCACTGCACCATTGCCGCGCAGCCAGGACTCGATGTAGCGGATACCGATCTCGATGTTGTCTCGGATGCCGCGTTCGGTGATCTTGCCGGTTACGCTCTGAATGTTCAGCAAAGCGGTGTCCGAAACCTCAACATCTTCACGGGTGCGCTGCAACTGGTTCGGGTTTTCACCCAGTACCTCGTCGTATACCTCACGAGCCACGGATACCAGATCCGGGTGAGCCACCCAGGATCCGTCAAAACCGTCGGCAGCTTCACGAGCCTTGTCCTCACGAACCTTGCTGAAGGCGATCTCATTGATCGATGCATCCTTGCGGCTAGGAACAAAGGCGCTCATTCCGCCGATGGCCGATGCCCCACGACGATGGCAAGCACGAACCAACTGCTCGGTGTAAGCCCGCATAAACGGTGCACTCATGGTCACGGTGTCACGATCAGGGAAGACAAAGCGTGGTCCGCGGGAACGGAAATTCTTGATGATCGAGAAGATGTAGTCCCAGCGTCCTGCGTTCAAGCCCGAGGAGTGTTCACGCAACTCGTACAGGATCTCTTCCATTTCGAAAGCTGCGGTAATGGTTTCAATCAGCACCGTGGCACGAATGGTTCCGCGCTCGATTCCCAACAGATCCTGAGCCATGTTGAACACGTCGTTCCACAAGCGTGCTTCCAGGTGGTTCTCCAGCTTTGGCAGGTAGTAGTACGGGCCTCGGCCGGCTGCCAGCAGACGCTTGGCATTGTGGAAGAAGTGCAGTCCGAAGTCCACCAATGCGCCGGAGATCGGGGTGCCAGCAACCAGCAGGTGCTTTTCTGGCAGGTGCCAGCCGCGGGGACGAACCACGATGGTGGGCAGTTCGCTCAGTTCGTAGCTGTTCAGCTTGTACTCACGACCGTCGGGTGCGGTGAAGTCCAGCTCCTGATCCAGGATGCGGATCAGGTTGACCTGGTTCTTGATCACGTTTTGCCAGGTTGGGGAGCAAGCATCCTCCATGTCGGCCAGCCATACGCTAGCGCCGGAGTTCAGTGCATTGATCGCCATTTTGCGTTCGATCGGACCGGTGATTTCTACTCGGCGATCTTCCAGCCCTGGGGCGATCGGGGCGACCTGCCATGAATCATCTTCGCGAATGCTGCGGGTCTCTTCCAAGAACTTTGGATCACGACCATTGGCGATGCGTGCCCGGTTGACCTGTCGACGCTGCATGAGTTCGGCACGGCGGGATTCAAATGCGCTGTGCAAGGAAGACAAGAAGTCTAGTGCGTCGCTGGTCAGGATCTGCTCCTGGTAGCGAACTGGGGTAGCCGTGATGGTGATGTTGTTGAGGGTGATGGGGGAGTTCATGGCAGCGTCCTTAAAGATTAAAAATGGTGGTGGTGCTAGCCGGCGACACTGCCGGCTAGCACCATCGACCCATCAGGGTCTAATGGAATTGGCCTTCTTCGGTGGATCCCACCAGGGCCAGGGTGGAGGCGTTCGGGTTCAGCGCCGTGGAGATTGCGTCGAAGTAGCCGGTGCCGACTTCGCGCTGGTGCTTGGTGGCGGTGTAGCCAGCAGCCTCGGAAGCGAATTCGCGTTCCTGCAGTTCGACGTAGGCGCTCATGCCGTCCTTCGCGTAGCCCTGAGCCAGATCGAACATTGAGTGGTTCAATGCGTGGAAGCCAGCCAAGGTGATGAACTGGAAGCTGAAGCCCATGGCGCCCAGTTCGCGCTGGAACTTGGCGATGGTTGCATCATCCAGGTGCTTCTTCCAGTTGAAGGAAGGCGAGCAGTTGTAGGAGAGCATCTGATCAGGGAAGTCCTTCTTGACTGCCTCAGCGAACTTGCGAGCCAATTCCAGATCAGGAGTTCCGGTCTCCATCCAGATCAGATCCGAATATGGTGCGTAAGCCTTGGCACGGGCGATGCATGGTTCGATACCGTTGGTGACCTTGTAGAAACCTTCGGGGGTGCGCTCGCCGGTGATGAACTGCTGATCTCGTTCATCAACATCCGAAGTGATCAGGGTTGCTGCTTCAGCATCGGTGCGGGCAATGACCACGGAGGGTGTGCCAGCCACGTCGGCGGCCAGGCGGGCCGCGTTCAGGGTGCGGATATGTTGTTGAGTTGGGATCAGCACCTTGCCGCCGAGGTGGCCGCACTTCTTTTCGCTGGCCAGCTGGTCTTCCCAGTGAACGCCTGAGGCGCCGGCCGCAATCATGGATTTCATCAGCTCGTAAGCGTTCAGTGGGCCACCGAAGCCAGCTTCTGCATCAGCAACAATCGGGACCATCCAGTCCTCGACGCTTTGGATGCCTTCAGAGAATTCGATCTGATCGGCACGCTGTAGAGCGTTGTTGATGCGACGAACTACCTGTGGGACCGAGTTTGCTGGGTAGAGCGACTGGTCCGGGTAGGTCTGGCCCGAGAGGTTTGCATCGGCTGCGACCTGCCAACCTGAAAG
The nucleotide sequence above comes from Glutamicibacter sp. B1. Encoded proteins:
- the aceB gene encoding malate synthase A; protein product: MNSPITLNNITITATPVRYQEQILTSDALDFLSSLHSAFESRRAELMQRRQVNRARIANGRDPKFLEETRSIREDDSWQVAPIAPGLEDRRVEITGPIERKMAINALNSGASVWLADMEDACSPTWQNVIKNQVNLIRILDQELDFTAPDGREYKLNSYELSELPTIVVRPRGWHLPEKHLLVAGTPISGALVDFGLHFFHNAKRLLAAGRGPYYYLPKLENHLEARLWNDVFNMAQDLLGIERGTIRATVLIETITAAFEMEEILYELREHSSGLNAGRWDYIFSIIKNFRSRGPRFVFPDRDTVTMSAPFMRAYTEQLVRACHRRGASAIGGMSAFVPSRKDASINEIAFSKVREDKAREAADGFDGSWVAHPDLVSVAREVYDEVLGENPNQLQRTREDVEVSDTALLNIQSVTGKITERGIRDNIEIGIRYIESWLRGNGAVALRNLMEDAATAEISRSQLWQWIHQSAITDEGEIITRRWVQELAEETMDRMERFEGDRFEEAMEIFEACALRDDFPTFLTKNAYLRYLDAPARTLEMAG
- the aceA gene encoding isocitrate lyase yields the protein MTTENTNETSIDNRIAAIETDWENNPRWSGVTRDYTAADVVKLQGRVQEEHTLAKRGSEKLWKQLTEETPTGGYTNALGALTGNQAVQQVKAGLRAIYLSGWQVAADANLSGQTYPDQSLYPANSVPQVVRRINNALQRADQIEFSEGIQSVEDWMVPIVADAEAGFGGPLNAYELMKSMIAAGASGVHWEDQLASEKKCGHLGGKVLIPTQQHIRTLNAARLAADVAGTPSVVIARTDAEAATLITSDVDERDQQFITGERTPEGFYKVTNGIEPCIARAKAYAPYSDLIWMETGTPDLELARKFAEAVKKDFPDQMLSYNCSPSFNWKKHLDDATIAKFQRELGAMGFSFQFITLAGFHALNHSMFDLAQGYAKDGMSAYVELQEREFASEAAGYTATKHQREVGTGYFDAISTALNPNASTLALVGSTEEGQFH